Proteins encoded together in one Acanthochromis polyacanthus isolate Apoly-LR-REF ecotype Palm Island chromosome 12, KAUST_Apoly_ChrSc, whole genome shotgun sequence window:
- the LOC110967652 gene encoding protein MTSS 1 isoform X1, giving the protein MEAVIEKECSALGGLFQTVIGDMKSSYPIWEDFINKAGKLQSQLRATVVAVAAFLDAFQKVADLATNSRGGTRDIGSALTRMCLRHRSIEAKLKHFSMGFMEGLINPLQEQMEDWKRGVHTLDKDHAKEYKRARQEIKKKSSDTLKLQKKAKKADNLGRGDIQPQLDSAMQDVSDKYILLEETEKQALRRALIEERQRFCWFVAMLRPVVDEEISMLGEVTHLQAISDDLKALTSDPHKLPPASEQVIMDLKGSDYGWSYQTPPSSPSTTMSRKSSMCSSLNSVNSSDSRGSSGSHSHSPSSSSSSSSSNHLFHHHHHPRHRFRSSTLPQQAPARLSSISSHDSGFISSSQDQYTSSKSSSPMTAETKPCPSSSSSEMSETLQLHSDYSSPSSLAAATATPHTSDKLSNGFDHYSPASSPYLHSNGGSLGSGSGTAFPFFPPSSSSSTSSSCPTRSWSRPASALLPDYPHYCTMGSTMVPSSRVPSWKDWAKPGPYDQPVVNTLRRKKDKETPVVVDSNGNMNSDSIPPSVQTSLSTSTPAPAVIQTANQLASLEDKNRIVPAPLKAGDIEAHDELALALSRGLELDTQRSSRDSIQCSSGYSTQTNTPCCSEDTIPSQVSDYDYFSMAGDQDSDQQQSDFDKSSTIPRNSDISQSYRRMFQTKRPASTAGLPSTQAPYPAQGSYHVGPYPSTPIHTGGYPSSPAGAYPPTPAGHGPVIVTPGVATIRRTPSSKPSARRSGSVGGTGPIPIRTPVVPVKIPTVPDMSGTVNGSRGSEEMGAESPDSPTFAGSEDVGSLPVASWSGQASTNPPTAANQPPQQQQQLQSDAEEEAAEQEGGNMLVAIRKGVKLKRTLTNDRSAPRIA; this is encoded by the exons gaGGCACCAGAGATATCGGATCAGCATTGACCAGGATGTGTTTGAGACATCGCAGCATAGAGGCTAAACTCAAACACTTCTCCAT GGGCTTCATGGAGGGTCTGATCAACCCTCTACAAGAGCAGATGGAGGACTGGAAAAGAGGAGTTCATACTCTGGACAAGGACCATGCAAAAG AGTATAAAAGAGCTCGGCAGGAAATTAAGAAGAAGTCCTCGGACACGCTGAAACTCCAGAAGAAAGCCAAGAAAG CTGATAATCTGG GCCGTGGTGACATCCAACCCCAGCTGGACAGCGCCATGCAGGACGTCAGTGATAAATACATCCTGCTGGAGGAGACGGAGAAGCAGGCCCTGAGGAGGGCTCTGATagaggagagacagaggttCTGCTGGTTTGTGGCCATGCTGAGGCCTGTAGTG GATGAGGAGATTTCTATGTTGGGAGAAGTTACCCATCTCCAGGCCATCTCTGATGACCTCAAAGctttgacctctgacccccACAAGCTTCCTCCTGCTAGTGAACAG GTGATCATGGATCTGAAGGGCTCAGACTACGGCTGGTCCTATCAGACGCCACCCTCATCACCCAGTACCACCATGTCCAGGAAGTCCAGCATGTGCAG TAGTCTGAACAGCGTTAACAGTAGTGACTCCAGGGGATCCAGTGGCTCTCACTCTcattctccttcctcctcttcttcctcctcttcctcaaaCCACCtcttccaccaccaccatcacccccGCCATCGATTCCGCAGCTCCACGCTCCCCCAGCAGGCCCCGGCTCGGCTCTCCAGCATCTCCTCCCACGACTCGGGCTTTATTTCTTCATCACAAGACCAATACACATCGTCCAAGTCGTCCTCGCCGATGACAGCTGAGACAAAG CCTTGTCCCAGTTCCAGCAGCTCTGAGATGTCAGAGACTTTGCAGCTTCACAGTGACTACAGCTCCCCCTCTTCTCTAGCTGCTGCTACTGCAACTCCGCACACTTCTGACAAG TTGTCCAATGGTTTTGACCACTACAGCCCTGCCAGCTCCCCCTACCTGCACAGCAACGGGGGCAGTTTGGGCTCAGGTTCAGGCACGGCCTTCCCCttcttccctccttcctcctcatcctccacctcctcttcctgccCCACCCGCTCATGGTCTCGTCCTGCCTCGGCCCTGCTTCCAGACTACCCTCACTACTGCACCATGGGCTCCACCATGGTGCCGTCATCACGAGTCCCCAGCTGGAAG GACTGGGCAAAGCCTGGACCTTATGACCAACCTGTGGTCAACACACTGAGGAGGAAGAAAGACAAGGAGACTCCGGTGGTGGTAGACAGTAATGGGAATATGAACAGTGACAGCATCCCTCCGTCAGTCCAGACCTCACTGTCGACTTCAACTCCAGCTCCAGCTGTAATACAAACAGCAAACCAGTTGGCATCATTGGAAGACAAGAACAGAATTGTGCCTGCGCCTCTCAAG GCTGGTGATATTGAGGCCCATGATGAACTGGCTCTGGCTCTATCTAGAGGTCTGGAGCTGGACACCCAGAGGTCCAGCCGAGACTCCATCCAGTGCTCCAGCGGCTACAGCACTCAGACCAACACGCCCTGCTGCTCTGAAGACACTATACCATCACAAG TATCAGACTACGACTATTTCTCCATGGCTGGAGACCAGGATTCTGATCAGCAGCAGTCTGACTTTGATAAATCCTCCACCATCCCCAGAAATAGCGACATCAGTCAGTCGTACAGACGCATGTTTCAGACCAAACGCCCAGCCTCCACCGCCGGCCTGCCCAGCACTCAGGCTCCGTACCCTGCACAGGGGAGCTACCATGTGGGGCCTTACCCCTCCACACCCATCCACACTGGAGGTTATCCATCTAGTCCAGCTGGGGCTTATCCTCCCACTCCTGCAG GTCATGGTCCGGTCATCGTCACCCCTGGAGTCGCCACAATCCGTCGCACCCCGTCCTCCAAACCCTCAGCCCGTCGCTCAGGCTCTGTTGGTGGCACCGGTCCGATTCCTATCCGCACTCCTGTGGTGCCGGTAAAAATCCCCACGGTGCCCGACATGTCAGGCACAGTTAACGGCAGCAGGGGCTCAGAGGAGATGGGAGCGGAAAGCCCGGATTCTCCGACGTTTGCAGGATCGGAGGATGTCGGATCGCTGCCGGTGGCGTCCTGGAGCGGTCAGGCTTCAACCAACCCTCCCACCGCGGCCAACCAGccgcctcagcagcagcagcagcttcagagcGACGCCGAAGAGGAAGCGGCAGAACAGGAAGGAGGGAACATGCTGGTGGCCATCCGGAAGGGCGTGAAGCTCAAGAGAACCCTCACCAACGACCGCTCAGCACCGCGAATCGCATGA
- the LOC110967652 gene encoding protein MTSS 1 isoform X6, which translates to MEAVIEKECSALGGLFQTVIGDMKSSYPIWEDFINKAGKLQSQLRATVVAVAAFLDAFQKVADLATNSRGGTRDIGSALTRMCLRHRSIEAKLKHFSMGFMEGLINPLQEQMEDWKRGVHTLDKDHAKEYKRARQEIKKKSSDTLKLQKKAKKADNLGRGDIQPQLDSAMQDVSDKYILLEETEKQALRRALIEERQRFCWFVAMLRPVVDEEISMLGEVTHLQAISDDLKALTSDPHKLPPASEQVIMDLKGSDYGWSYQTPPSSPSTTMSRKSSMCSSLNSVNSSDSRGSSGSHSHSPSSSSSSSSSNHLFHHHHHPRHRFRSSTLPQQAPARLSSISSHDSGFISSSQDQYTSSKSSSPMTAETKPCPSSSSSEMSETLQLHSDYSSPSSLAAATATPHTSDKDWAKPGPYDQPVVNTLRRKKDKETPVVVDSNGNMNSDSIPPSVQTSLSTSTPAPAVIQTANQLASLEDKNRIVPAPLKAGDIEAHDELALALSRGLELDTQRSSRDSIQCSSGYSTQTNTPCCSEDTIPSQVSDYDYFSMAGDQDSDQQQSDFDKSSTIPRNSDISQSYRRMFQTKRPASTAGLPSTQAPYPAQGSYHVGPYPSTPIHTGGYPSSPAGAYPPTPAGHGPVIVTPGVATIRRTPSSKPSARRSGSVGGTGPIPIRTPVVPVKIPTVPDMSGTVNGSRGSEEMGAESPDSPTFAGSEDVGSLPVASWSGQASTNPPTAANQPPQQQQQLQSDAEEEAAEQEGGNMLVAIRKGVKLKRTLTNDRSAPRIA; encoded by the exons gaGGCACCAGAGATATCGGATCAGCATTGACCAGGATGTGTTTGAGACATCGCAGCATAGAGGCTAAACTCAAACACTTCTCCAT GGGCTTCATGGAGGGTCTGATCAACCCTCTACAAGAGCAGATGGAGGACTGGAAAAGAGGAGTTCATACTCTGGACAAGGACCATGCAAAAG AGTATAAAAGAGCTCGGCAGGAAATTAAGAAGAAGTCCTCGGACACGCTGAAACTCCAGAAGAAAGCCAAGAAAG CTGATAATCTGG GCCGTGGTGACATCCAACCCCAGCTGGACAGCGCCATGCAGGACGTCAGTGATAAATACATCCTGCTGGAGGAGACGGAGAAGCAGGCCCTGAGGAGGGCTCTGATagaggagagacagaggttCTGCTGGTTTGTGGCCATGCTGAGGCCTGTAGTG GATGAGGAGATTTCTATGTTGGGAGAAGTTACCCATCTCCAGGCCATCTCTGATGACCTCAAAGctttgacctctgacccccACAAGCTTCCTCCTGCTAGTGAACAG GTGATCATGGATCTGAAGGGCTCAGACTACGGCTGGTCCTATCAGACGCCACCCTCATCACCCAGTACCACCATGTCCAGGAAGTCCAGCATGTGCAG TAGTCTGAACAGCGTTAACAGTAGTGACTCCAGGGGATCCAGTGGCTCTCACTCTcattctccttcctcctcttcttcctcctcttcctcaaaCCACCtcttccaccaccaccatcacccccGCCATCGATTCCGCAGCTCCACGCTCCCCCAGCAGGCCCCGGCTCGGCTCTCCAGCATCTCCTCCCACGACTCGGGCTTTATTTCTTCATCACAAGACCAATACACATCGTCCAAGTCGTCCTCGCCGATGACAGCTGAGACAAAG CCTTGTCCCAGTTCCAGCAGCTCTGAGATGTCAGAGACTTTGCAGCTTCACAGTGACTACAGCTCCCCCTCTTCTCTAGCTGCTGCTACTGCAACTCCGCACACTTCTGACAAG GACTGGGCAAAGCCTGGACCTTATGACCAACCTGTGGTCAACACACTGAGGAGGAAGAAAGACAAGGAGACTCCGGTGGTGGTAGACAGTAATGGGAATATGAACAGTGACAGCATCCCTCCGTCAGTCCAGACCTCACTGTCGACTTCAACTCCAGCTCCAGCTGTAATACAAACAGCAAACCAGTTGGCATCATTGGAAGACAAGAACAGAATTGTGCCTGCGCCTCTCAAG GCTGGTGATATTGAGGCCCATGATGAACTGGCTCTGGCTCTATCTAGAGGTCTGGAGCTGGACACCCAGAGGTCCAGCCGAGACTCCATCCAGTGCTCCAGCGGCTACAGCACTCAGACCAACACGCCCTGCTGCTCTGAAGACACTATACCATCACAAG TATCAGACTACGACTATTTCTCCATGGCTGGAGACCAGGATTCTGATCAGCAGCAGTCTGACTTTGATAAATCCTCCACCATCCCCAGAAATAGCGACATCAGTCAGTCGTACAGACGCATGTTTCAGACCAAACGCCCAGCCTCCACCGCCGGCCTGCCCAGCACTCAGGCTCCGTACCCTGCACAGGGGAGCTACCATGTGGGGCCTTACCCCTCCACACCCATCCACACTGGAGGTTATCCATCTAGTCCAGCTGGGGCTTATCCTCCCACTCCTGCAG GTCATGGTCCGGTCATCGTCACCCCTGGAGTCGCCACAATCCGTCGCACCCCGTCCTCCAAACCCTCAGCCCGTCGCTCAGGCTCTGTTGGTGGCACCGGTCCGATTCCTATCCGCACTCCTGTGGTGCCGGTAAAAATCCCCACGGTGCCCGACATGTCAGGCACAGTTAACGGCAGCAGGGGCTCAGAGGAGATGGGAGCGGAAAGCCCGGATTCTCCGACGTTTGCAGGATCGGAGGATGTCGGATCGCTGCCGGTGGCGTCCTGGAGCGGTCAGGCTTCAACCAACCCTCCCACCGCGGCCAACCAGccgcctcagcagcagcagcagcttcagagcGACGCCGAAGAGGAAGCGGCAGAACAGGAAGGAGGGAACATGCTGGTGGCCATCCGGAAGGGCGTGAAGCTCAAGAGAACCCTCACCAACGACCGCTCAGCACCGCGAATCGCATGA
- the LOC110967652 gene encoding protein MTSS 1 isoform X2 encodes MEAVIEKECSALGGLFQTVIGDMKSSYPIWEDFINKAGKLQSQLRATVVAVAAFLDAFQKVADLATNSRGGTRDIGSALTRMCLRHRSIEAKLKHFSMGFMEGLINPLQEQMEDWKRGVHTLDKDHAKEYKRARQEIKKKSSDTLKLQKKAKKGRGDIQPQLDSAMQDVSDKYILLEETEKQALRRALIEERQRFCWFVAMLRPVVDEEISMLGEVTHLQAISDDLKALTSDPHKLPPASEQVIMDLKGSDYGWSYQTPPSSPSTTMSRKSSMCSSLNSVNSSDSRGSSGSHSHSPSSSSSSSSSNHLFHHHHHPRHRFRSSTLPQQAPARLSSISSHDSGFISSSQDQYTSSKSSSPMTAETKPCPSSSSSEMSETLQLHSDYSSPSSLAAATATPHTSDKLSNGFDHYSPASSPYLHSNGGSLGSGSGTAFPFFPPSSSSSTSSSCPTRSWSRPASALLPDYPHYCTMGSTMVPSSRVPSWKDWAKPGPYDQPVVNTLRRKKDKETPVVVDSNGNMNSDSIPPSVQTSLSTSTPAPAVIQTANQLASLEDKNRIVPAPLKAGDIEAHDELALALSRGLELDTQRSSRDSIQCSSGYSTQTNTPCCSEDTIPSQVSDYDYFSMAGDQDSDQQQSDFDKSSTIPRNSDISQSYRRMFQTKRPASTAGLPSTQAPYPAQGSYHVGPYPSTPIHTGGYPSSPAGAYPPTPAGHGPVIVTPGVATIRRTPSSKPSARRSGSVGGTGPIPIRTPVVPVKIPTVPDMSGTVNGSRGSEEMGAESPDSPTFAGSEDVGSLPVASWSGQASTNPPTAANQPPQQQQQLQSDAEEEAAEQEGGNMLVAIRKGVKLKRTLTNDRSAPRIA; translated from the exons gaGGCACCAGAGATATCGGATCAGCATTGACCAGGATGTGTTTGAGACATCGCAGCATAGAGGCTAAACTCAAACACTTCTCCAT GGGCTTCATGGAGGGTCTGATCAACCCTCTACAAGAGCAGATGGAGGACTGGAAAAGAGGAGTTCATACTCTGGACAAGGACCATGCAAAAG AGTATAAAAGAGCTCGGCAGGAAATTAAGAAGAAGTCCTCGGACACGCTGAAACTCCAGAAGAAAGCCAAGAAAG GCCGTGGTGACATCCAACCCCAGCTGGACAGCGCCATGCAGGACGTCAGTGATAAATACATCCTGCTGGAGGAGACGGAGAAGCAGGCCCTGAGGAGGGCTCTGATagaggagagacagaggttCTGCTGGTTTGTGGCCATGCTGAGGCCTGTAGTG GATGAGGAGATTTCTATGTTGGGAGAAGTTACCCATCTCCAGGCCATCTCTGATGACCTCAAAGctttgacctctgacccccACAAGCTTCCTCCTGCTAGTGAACAG GTGATCATGGATCTGAAGGGCTCAGACTACGGCTGGTCCTATCAGACGCCACCCTCATCACCCAGTACCACCATGTCCAGGAAGTCCAGCATGTGCAG TAGTCTGAACAGCGTTAACAGTAGTGACTCCAGGGGATCCAGTGGCTCTCACTCTcattctccttcctcctcttcttcctcctcttcctcaaaCCACCtcttccaccaccaccatcacccccGCCATCGATTCCGCAGCTCCACGCTCCCCCAGCAGGCCCCGGCTCGGCTCTCCAGCATCTCCTCCCACGACTCGGGCTTTATTTCTTCATCACAAGACCAATACACATCGTCCAAGTCGTCCTCGCCGATGACAGCTGAGACAAAG CCTTGTCCCAGTTCCAGCAGCTCTGAGATGTCAGAGACTTTGCAGCTTCACAGTGACTACAGCTCCCCCTCTTCTCTAGCTGCTGCTACTGCAACTCCGCACACTTCTGACAAG TTGTCCAATGGTTTTGACCACTACAGCCCTGCCAGCTCCCCCTACCTGCACAGCAACGGGGGCAGTTTGGGCTCAGGTTCAGGCACGGCCTTCCCCttcttccctccttcctcctcatcctccacctcctcttcctgccCCACCCGCTCATGGTCTCGTCCTGCCTCGGCCCTGCTTCCAGACTACCCTCACTACTGCACCATGGGCTCCACCATGGTGCCGTCATCACGAGTCCCCAGCTGGAAG GACTGGGCAAAGCCTGGACCTTATGACCAACCTGTGGTCAACACACTGAGGAGGAAGAAAGACAAGGAGACTCCGGTGGTGGTAGACAGTAATGGGAATATGAACAGTGACAGCATCCCTCCGTCAGTCCAGACCTCACTGTCGACTTCAACTCCAGCTCCAGCTGTAATACAAACAGCAAACCAGTTGGCATCATTGGAAGACAAGAACAGAATTGTGCCTGCGCCTCTCAAG GCTGGTGATATTGAGGCCCATGATGAACTGGCTCTGGCTCTATCTAGAGGTCTGGAGCTGGACACCCAGAGGTCCAGCCGAGACTCCATCCAGTGCTCCAGCGGCTACAGCACTCAGACCAACACGCCCTGCTGCTCTGAAGACACTATACCATCACAAG TATCAGACTACGACTATTTCTCCATGGCTGGAGACCAGGATTCTGATCAGCAGCAGTCTGACTTTGATAAATCCTCCACCATCCCCAGAAATAGCGACATCAGTCAGTCGTACAGACGCATGTTTCAGACCAAACGCCCAGCCTCCACCGCCGGCCTGCCCAGCACTCAGGCTCCGTACCCTGCACAGGGGAGCTACCATGTGGGGCCTTACCCCTCCACACCCATCCACACTGGAGGTTATCCATCTAGTCCAGCTGGGGCTTATCCTCCCACTCCTGCAG GTCATGGTCCGGTCATCGTCACCCCTGGAGTCGCCACAATCCGTCGCACCCCGTCCTCCAAACCCTCAGCCCGTCGCTCAGGCTCTGTTGGTGGCACCGGTCCGATTCCTATCCGCACTCCTGTGGTGCCGGTAAAAATCCCCACGGTGCCCGACATGTCAGGCACAGTTAACGGCAGCAGGGGCTCAGAGGAGATGGGAGCGGAAAGCCCGGATTCTCCGACGTTTGCAGGATCGGAGGATGTCGGATCGCTGCCGGTGGCGTCCTGGAGCGGTCAGGCTTCAACCAACCCTCCCACCGCGGCCAACCAGccgcctcagcagcagcagcagcttcagagcGACGCCGAAGAGGAAGCGGCAGAACAGGAAGGAGGGAACATGCTGGTGGCCATCCGGAAGGGCGTGAAGCTCAAGAGAACCCTCACCAACGACCGCTCAGCACCGCGAATCGCATGA